GACTATGGATCCTGAGAAACCACTTAAATCCAACCTCCTCAGGAAGGTGGAATAGTAAaatggcttgtccaaggtcaacaGTGAGTTAAGAAGGGGAATCAGGCAAAAATAACCAACTCAAAAGAGATTTTGAATAAAGCCATCCAGTGTCACGAAGTAACTTTTTCTTATACAAAGAAAGTTCCACCAGAAACTAAGAGATAACTacaaaaacagaagttttaaGTAAAACTGGAAAGAACCGACACAAGTGCTGTGGTTCAAAAGTTCCTTAGGCATCCCGAAGCTGAAAACAGGACCAGAAAGCTTGAAAAGCACTCACCATGTTCCACAAAAACATTGCAGTGTGGACCCCCATGCCTCGATGATTCTTTCTTCCCTGCTCCTTTGATAAAGTGCAGGGCAGGCAAACTTGGCCTTCTCTGGTCCCCAAGAACTTTTCCAGGCTGCTGCCCCATAAAGTAACGATAGGCACCCCTTTCCAGAAGAGGGTTCAAGATCTTTCAGAATGATCAGTGAGCTTAGAAGGAAAACGATCTATATGTGGGATTTCACATTCACCGCATCTCCACAAGTCAGTAATTGAGGTCAATCACAAGACATCTTCCACAATGAAAGGAAGCGAAGATTTTAGGTTGACATATGTAAACAGAGGAGTTCAGATTATATTCGCAGTTTATCAATTCGAAGTAATGTAATTGCGATGTGATCCCAAAGTTTCTTGAttttaagtgtcttttactgGCTGAGtaagtttcttccctttcaaggagaaaaacctaAACAGAAATATTCACAGGGTATGCTGTACAAGGGTCAGTAAGGCTAAAGTCATGTCGATTTCCACACATCAAGGAAACGTTGATCGTGTTTGGATGCTCCTCCAGAACTTTTCCTGGGGAAGTCACCCAGCCCCTATCTTGGTGTCTTCATCTTCCGACAAACTTCCTGCTGCACTAGCTGCCGCTCCTGCTTCTCTACCCTGCTCTCCGGAAAAGGACACGGGTCACCCCGACTTCAGCGAGAGCTGGCCCTCCACTCAGACGAGAAGGAATGCATTGCCAGCAACTTTTAAGTCCGCTTTTTAAAAGGCCTGTGAAACCAGTCCAAGCTTTTCCTCTGCATTAAAGTTTTTGGCTGGGCTGAGACTAAGGGGGCCGTAGGTGACATTGGAAGAAGTCAGGGCATTAGAGGCTCACGGGAGCaacctggggggaaggggaggccccTTGACAGCAGGGATGGGATTTGAATGGGGGGCTCCGAGGCCAAACCTGGGGCCGGGAGTCGGAGCAAGGAGCGGCTCGGGGGCAAGAGGGAGGCTGCCGGGGCGAGGCACGGGCGGCTTACTCCGGGGGCGACGCTCCTCCACGCCTCAGGAAACGGGGTGTCCCAGGTCTGGGGAAAGAGACCACCCCGAGGGTCCCAGAGCCGGGGCGGAGCTGTAAGGGACGAAGGACTCTCGCGGCCCCGAAGGCGGGTCGCGGGCGGAGAGGGGGGAGGAGGCCCGGCTGCCTCAGCTGCTCCGAGCCTGGGGGTCTCTGCCCGAAacaccccctcccccggccccggaCGTTGCTATGGCCGCCGCCGCCAGGCAGTCACATCCCCCGGGCTCCGTCGCAGGACCCGACCTCCCCCCGCAGGTAGGGGCCGTGGACAACGGAAGGGCTCCTCAGCCGCAGGACCCGGGAACCGGCTCCGGCTCCAGCGCTGTTCAGGGACGGTCACCGACCCCCGCGGCCGCCATGATGGATTACGAGCCGCTCACAACGAGGCCAGGCCCCGCCTCTGGCCCCGCCCCCGGTGACGTCCGGTGCGCGCCGCGAGGTGACCGGGACCCTCCCGGCGCCGCTTTCTGGGACGCCGCCACGCCTTTCGGCTCTAGTCTCCCTACCCTCCGGAGCCCAGCCCCGCACGACCTGTTAAATGTGGTTTTTCCGAGCGCAAGGTGAGTGGTAAGGAAGCTCCCGCCTCCCCTGTACTGCCATTGGTCCCCGAGAATCCGGGTCAGATCACTTTCCTGCACCCCATTGGCCGGTAGGGACAGTACGGCTAGAGCTCCCAGCCAACCACTTTCGGCGTAGCCCGCAGGGCGTGCTGGGAGTTGTGGTCCTGCGGCGCCAGCGCCTGTCAGCGCTCGCCGAGGACTTGCCTTCTACTCCCAGCTCCTGAGCTTCGGTCCCGCCCTCCTGGGAGCCGGTGGACTCTATCCGGCCTCGCGTAGGGCTGGCCGATGGCTCCCCTGAGCGGGTAGTTAAGACCGGCGAGGAACCAAAGCAAGGGGAAATCTGCGGATTGGATTTCCCCAGAACTGGAGTTGGATTACTTCCTTGAGCCTCTTTAGGAGAGAAAATTTAGCTCGCTCCTGGAAACCGAGGTATTTGGTGACTTCACCGCCGTCCCTCACCCCCGGCTTCCACCTTTACTCCAAGAAGCATAAATATTAGAACTAGCGAAAAATAGACAACCGGAAAGCGTCCGACATTCTGCTAACGAATTCTTTCTTTGGAGTATCAGGAAGCTCACCCATTAAAGAAACAGCACTTAAGAACCTTTCGGAGGCAAAACCAAGCACAATCGTAGATGTTTGGGTGAGAAGGAACCTTTGAGATTAATCTCAAACTCACACAGTGATGTATGTTAACttcttgggggcggggggcggaagATTAAACAATCTAATTTCAGAGGTGTACACATATTTACATGAAAACATGTTAGCCGAGATTGTTGAGTAGGCCTACAGAGCTAGCCGATGACCCGGACACACCAAACCCACACCTGCCATAACCCATTTTATGCAACTAAAATGTACCCTTGTCCCCAGTTCTTCACTCCATGTCTCCCCAGAGCAGTGCACCTACCTTCCCCGGATATACCCATTTCTAAGGGGATCCACTCATCACAACACCTAGTCTATACTATGCTGTTACGCTTTTCATAAACtgtattctcatttaatcctcactctaGCCCAGTGAGGCATGGATTGCTATCCCCCatatacagatggggaaaccgagtgAGAtgtgacttactcaaggtcactggCCTAGTGATGTGACAAAGTCACTATTTGAGCCCAGACTGATACTGCTCCAAAGCCCTTGATTTTTCCACTGTACCATTCAGTATCAAGTAACTGTTGACTTAGTGTCAGACAGTTGATTTTTTAGAAGTTGCTACTGACAGTAGGGGGAAACCAGTTGCATTACGGGTGTTGTACATTCAGTTACTGAGTTGTGtattttagaaatacttttgCTGGATTGGGAAATGGTGCTAATTTTATAGATATTGGCTTGAAGAAAAAATAGTCACTTGGAGGTACTGAATGTGAAGCATATGAAAATGTGTGCCCAAATTTAGAAGTGGAATTTATATTTAGATGTTAATTGGGTTAGCTTTGCTCTACCACTAAATAGTCTGGCTGACAGACTTGGTCCTGGCTTGTAGATCACTCTTCAAACTTCAACAACTTTGTTCCCTTTACTCACCCATTCTTATCCTGACTATCACCCTAATCTTTCTctttgaattttgctttttattcctaTTAATGCTTTCATCATTTCCTACACATCTTCATTCTTCACTCTCTAGGTTAGCTTAAAATTGAGCAATCACATCAGAACTCTTACTAACCCACACTTCTTAAACTAATAATTCATTCACAAGCATCGTTGAGCCCCTGTGTACcactgtcctaggtgctgggATAAAATTGAGGGAGGGACACAAACGGATTCACCCTTGTCCTCCCAGAGCAGACATGGGAGGGACAGGCAATAAGTAAAATGAGTAAAATCCAAACCAAGTATTGGTCTCAATGCTGGAAATAAAATTTCTGGACCCCATAACCTTTCACAATCAGTCCAACCCATTCTCTAAAGCGTTGCTTTATGACCCCTCTCTAGAGCTTAAACCTACTGATTCATAGTTGCTAATGAGCTTTAATGAAGTCACTTTAATTCTGTGAATGGCTTTCATTTATAAATGGGGGTCATATCAAACTTTACAAGGTTATCATGAGGATCAAATGGGATCTTGTTTCCCACAAAGATTGAGACTATGCTTCCTAAAGTCTGGGTAGAAGCCAACGGCACTAGTTTTAGGTGAACCCCAAGCCCAGACTGTAATATTTTCTTCCACAGATGCACTGTATAACACTGTAGAATGATACTCTTAAGGACTTAAAACTAGAATCCTGAGCCCAGCAAATGCATGACAGTCAGAAGTAAATGAGTGTTGCCAAATTTGAATAAATCCCTTTAAGCTCATATATTCTattaaaagtgattcagttcagTCTAATTTTGTCCTCATGTTTATAAAGCAAAGCAACCCACAAGTTGCTACCGGGATTCAGTACCCGTGTAAAaacttcagctttttttttttttaaaaaacacctacTGGAATTACACTTAACAAGGGCACCCTCTAGTGGGCCACAGAAAGTGGATAATCATCAAAAGGTGCTTTCAGACCTTTATATATTTCCACTTAGTAGGTAATCACTATTCAGAATATACTGAATGAACAGCAGAGGCTGGCAGCTTGGGAGACCAAGTGAGAAAGATAAACTTTCAACGAACCTCCATATGGTCCTGGTCAAAACCAGCCCAAACCAGGGATGCAGCTCCCATCCTTCCCCATTCCCTTCTCTTAAGGGGCACACAACCTGGAATGTGTTTCAGAAACAACAAGGGAGCAAATCCAAAGTTGCAACATAGCCTATACAGTATTCAGTTGTCTGCAAACTCCTCAAAACAGGTGATACACTtgggatagaaaaaaaaaaaaaaagagataaaatttgTCTGAATAATGTTATAAAGAAAAGACATACAATTTAACAAGAAAGAGCTGAGCTGTATTTCAAAACTGTCAAATGCTCCACCTTACTCCTGAAACTGTCCTAGGTTTAAATTTTACTAGGTGACCCGAGTAGAGTAGTTAGGTCTCTGTCAGAAGAATTCCTATCTCCCAAGCCTTCCTTCAACTGTACTCAGCTCCCAAGTATTACACAGAACACAAGAACAGAAACAGTGATgccacatttataaatataaaaaaacagtTCACCACATAGCACTCTCAAATACTGACTTTAAAAGAATGTTTCCCAAAACCCAAATCAGGGCATCATTTTTAGATAGTCATCCGAAAAACAATGCATAGACATTCTAGCCTTTCCCACTGAGAACTTCAACAtcttgtttttaccttttaaccCTGAATTATTGAAAAGTTAATGCATTACTCCTTCAATTGTAGGAGGAAAACACCTTTTCTTTTCCCATCTCCatttttcttactttgttttCATGTTTATCAGAGTACCCAAAACATTCATTCTCTTTTATCAATAATTCAACTTCTTACAAATCATCCTTGAAGGCAGGACAGATTAAGGCAGCCTGGCGGGAATATACTCGCATCTATCACTAGGAGGAACACGCAATGGGAAATAAGATTCCAACCAAGCAAAAGGCTGCTTGGTtgctttattcttccatttgatTCTTGGGTTAACTTTACCAACTATATTCTTCAGTGCTGTACTCGCGCTGTAGAGGAGGTGGGAATGGAGGCCAAAACAGACAATTTGGGGGTCAGGGAGGCCATGTTTTTTATACAGGCAATTTCATGGGGCATTGTGCCTGGTGAGTTGATGGTAAGTACAGGACAAAAGATTCCTTGTATTATTCCAGGATAGGAGTCCACTCAGCTGGAACACTGAGTGCTTTTAGGGCCTGAAACTACTCCTAGTACCAAAACTCTGTGGGCAACCCAAGGGTCCGGCAGTGCTGTTCACCTTCCCCCAGGCTTTGCCTTAAAACAGGAGAAAGCAGGTCTTGAGGGTGGAGGCGGCCCCTTGTAGGTAAAGTGATGAGCTCCCCAGGTCTTCACTGAGCTGCACATGGGGACCACCAAGCAAACTGTTCACTTTCAAGGACTGCTCCGGTCAGGTACACACAGTCCTGTCCTTCAGGTGCCTCTCCTTATCCCTCCTGTTCTAAAAGCCTCTGGCGTGTTTCCATCACAATTTCCTCCATTATTTCTGGCTTTAAGATGTCTTTgatctgaaaaagaaaggaaaaaaggtacTTGTTCAATCAGTAAGCACACCATCAAGCCAATCCAAATGCAGAAACCAAGCATGGTTAACATGAaccttctgttttcctttcacGTATCAGAGGCTAAGTATTTGCAAGATATGATCGGCTAGAACCAGCTTAATAAATCAGCAAGATTCTATGGGATACAGCTGACAAGAACAAAGATGTTACTCTGGCAGTCACTAGAAAGACAGCTAAAACTTGGGATGGGCAAGATGAAGTCCAGGGGGTCGCTGTTGTAAATTAGCCCCACCTGGCACCTCCAAAGGCCCACAAATCCTTACACCGACATTAGACATTGAGAATATTACTAGCAACTCGGCGAAAGCTCTCCAGACACTCAACAAGGCTGTCCACCAGATCAGTTCACACCGATGGACATGGTTAGGGTATGTGGGAGACGTGCCTGCCGTCTGAGGAAACATGGAGCAGATGACACTTAAGGCTGCTCACAGATCAACAAGGAAAAGGGAAGCCCCGGGTAGAGTACCTGATGCGGAAGGGATGCTTCATAGCAATACAGGATACTGGTATCATACAGCATCATTCTCTGAGTTGCCAGCGAGATGATGCAGTTCCGAAGCCGGGAGATCACCTCTCGATCAGCAAGGGAGACAGGCTACCAGGGgatgccaaggggaaggggagggaaataGAATCAGGACCAAAAGAAGCGAATGGTTACAGCAAATCCCGGGAATCATTTATAACTGAGGCAGTATCACTCTGGGACTCCAAACCAATCAAACAGCTAACTCCAAGGGAGATTAAAAAGGACGGCTTCTTCGGTGGCTCTTGGGCTATTACCCTGCAACTTTGCCATCTCTGCCAACAAAGATCAAACCAGGCGCTGATTTCATCTCTTCAGAACAAGAGAGGGCGACACAATGTTTCCATGGAAATTCAAACCAACTCAAACTATAGCAATGCGGCAGATAGATAGAGAGCGTCCCCACCCGCCACAGAAGCACAGCACCGACTAAGGGCCGCTCCATCCCAACAGTGACAATGGCGTTTACTCACCTCCAGGTTTGCAATGAAGCCCCCTGCATCCTCTTCTTTGTGCTCAGGGGTTGGGTAGATCCAGATGAAGCCGTTGTTGCCCAGAATCACTGAGGCACCGCATGGCAAGTCATGGAAGTGAGTCTTCTGCCGTTTCACCAGGGAGGGGGAGACCTGAACCAAAACGCCCTGACCTAGCTAAAAAAGTATATCATAAATTCAGTCACTGTAGGGTCATCAGTGAGGTAACTTAAAAGCAGAGTACAGGATATGTCCTAGTTAGACTGGAATCGGCATCCTTCCTGTTGATAACTGCCCCTACATGCACATACATAGTAAATACAGAGAACACTTCCGGATGCATTAAGTTGTTTACATATCCCAACAGAAGGTAACTTTCCATCTCTTCTCtaccatttattttcctttgcagTCGTCTTCACATTCTAATCCAGGGCTGGTGCCACAGCTGTTAGAGAAGCTGGAGCCAATGAGGACGTGGGCTCGAGCCTCCTGTGGGTCAAGGAGCACTATTCTGTTCCACCTCGACCCCAACCACCCATCCTGCCCACGAGATACGCCATTGGACAAGGCGACTGGCCTAGGCTGAGTGCAAATCCATCCCTGGTCCCGGCAGGTCAGCTCAAGGCCCACATCCCGCTGAGGGGGCGTCTATTACAGGACCCGGGCCCACGAAGGTCAGCACGTGCAGTGCAGCTGTTTCCTCTCCTGCTTCAAGGATGTGAGCATGATTGGCTGTAGCCACTCCACTGAGGACAGAGGTTTTTGTTCCACTCAGAAAATGAGAACGTTCACCCAGAGAAAGGCAAGAGACTGATAAATCATAATTTGTTTTGGAAAGTAtgctgtcattaaaaaaataaatagtctCCATACTGTCACCTTAAATAAGAAAAGCGGTAAAATTTCATTTAGAGGCTCAAGTGACAAGCCCATCTTTCCTAACAATAATATCCATTTTATTGACTGGACATGTGTCTAAGGGCTGAGGCCATCCTACTTCATCAGTACATGACCTCCCTTTGTTCTCAGCACAAATGCAATGCAAAGCTGCCACGCCCCTTGGGAGAGAGCAGAGACAGCAGGGCTGCAGGGCCCGGGGTCCAGGGTCATAGGGGCTCTTCTGCCAGAACAATCTCCTCCGTAGAAAAAGGGTTAAGAATTGTCATCCTTTATGATGCTACCGGCCCTTGACTGTGTGAATCAGTGTGTAGGCTGCCAGCCTGATAAGGCTTGACTTCTGGGGGGCTTTAGGTCAGAATTCCAGAGAGCACTGGGGATTGGGAAATGGATCTGAAGTCTCAGTCAGCAAATGAGAACAGCCAGAGCCCAACTTACTTTCCCGTATTTGAGACTCCTCGTGTGCAGAGAGGCAGCTCCATCAGCAAACACTGCCTGGACCTCAGCCTGGCCGGGTGATGAAGGAACAAACACTTTCACGTCACCTGCGTCCCTGGCTTCCCCCCTCCATCCTTTCCTCCCGTGGCCAAGAGTCCCGCCCAAAGTCGTAGACGGACCCGGAGGTCACACTGCTGTGACCTAACCTTTCCCCCTTGGCTGTCATGAATACTCTGACATAAACACCACCTTTTCTACTCCCTCGGATAAAAGTTAACATCGCGGGTGGggttaatggtggactctgggagagctcacaccaaggagtacttcccagaacttctgctgccagtgtccttgtcctcacggtgagacacagccaccccccacctctgcaggagaccctccaacactagcagatcgagatagcctcatccaccagagggcagacagcagaagcaagaagaactacaatcttgcagcctgtggaacaaaaaccacattcacagaaagacagacaagatgaaaaagcagagggcaaTGTACCAGattaaggaacaagataaaaccccagaaaaacaactaaatgaagtggagataggcaaccttccataaaaagaattcagaataatgatagtgaagatgatccaggacttcggaaaaagaatggaggcaaagatcgagaagatgcaagaaatgtttaacaaagacctagaagaattaaagaacaaacacacagagatgaacaatacaataactgaaatgaaaataaactagaagggattaatagcagaataactgaggcagaagaacggataagtgacctggaagacagaatggtggaattcactgctgcggaacagactaaagaaaaaagaatgaaaagaaatgaagacagcctaagagacctctgggacaacattaaatgcaccaacattcgcattataggggtcccagaaggagaagagagagagaaaggacccgagaaaatatttgaggagattatagtcgaaaacttctctaacgtgggaaaggaaatagccacccaagtccaggaagcgcagagagtcccaggcaggataaacccaaggagaaacacgccaagacacacggtaatcaaattggcaaaaattaaagacaaagaaaaattattgaaagcagcaagggaaaaatgacaaataacatacaagggaactcccataaggttaacagctgatttctcagcagaaactctacaagccagaagggaatggcacgacatacttaaagtgatgaaagggaagaaactacaaccaagattactctacccagcaaggatctcactcagattcgatggagaaatcaaagctaagagaattcagcaccaccaaaccagctctacaacaaatgctaaaggaacttctctaagtgggaaacacaagaaaaggacctacaaaaacaaacccaaaacaattaagaaaatggtcataggaacatacatatcgataattaccttaaacgtgaatggattaaatgctctaaccaagacacaggcttgctgaatggatacaaaaacaagacccatatatatgctgtctacaagagacccacttcagacctagggacacatacagactgaaagtgaggggatggaaaaagatattccatgcaaatggaaatcaaaagaaagctggagtagcaatactcatatcagataaaatagactttaaaataaagaatgttacaagagacaaggaaggacactacataatgatcaagggatcagtccaagaagaagatataacaattataaatatatatgcacccaacataggagcacctcgatacataaggcaactgctaacagctataaaagaagaaatcgacagtagcacagtaatactgggggactttaacacctcacttacaccaatggacagatcatccagacagaaaattaataaggaaacgtaagctttaaatgacacaacagatcagatagatttaattgatatttataggacattccattcataaacagcagattacactttcttctcaagtgcacacggaacattctccaggatagatcacatcttgggtcacaaatcaagcctcagtaaatttaagaaaattgaaatcatatcaagcatcttttctgaccacaacgctatgagattagaaatcaattacagggaaaaaacgtaaaaaacacaaacacatggaggctaaacaatacgttactaaataaccaagagatcactgaagaaatcaaagaggaaatcaaacaatacctagagacaaatggcaatgaaaacacgacgatccaaaacctatgggatgcagcaaaagcagttctaagagggaagtttatagcaatacaatcctacctcaagaaacaagaaaaatctcaaacaatctaaccttacacctaaaggatctagagaaagaagaacaaacaaaacccaaagttagcagaaggaaagaaatcataaagatcagagcagaaataaatgaaatagaaacaaagaaaacaatagcaaagatcaataaaactaaaagctggttctttgagaagataaacaaaattgataaaccattagccagactcatcaagaaaaagagaggactcaaatcaataaaattagaaatgaaaaaggagaagttacaacagacaccgcagaaatacaaagcatcctaagagactactacaagcaactctatgccaataaaatggacaacctggaagaaatggacaaattcttagaaagg
The window above is part of the Eubalaena glacialis isolate mEubGla1 chromosome 9, mEubGla1.1.hap2.+ XY, whole genome shotgun sequence genome. Proteins encoded here:
- the LOC133098188 gene encoding umcharacterized LOC128092248 homolog: MSPTAPLVSAQPKTLMQRKSLDWFHRPFKKRT
- the EXOSC2 gene encoding exosome complex component RRP4 isoform X2; translated protein: MAMEMRLPVARKPLSESLGRETKKHLVVPGDTITTDTGFMRGHGTYMGEEKLIASVAGSVERVNKLVCVKALKTRYHGEVGDIVVGRITERRRSAKDELAMRGFLQEGDLISAEVQAVFADGAASLHTRSLKYGKLGQGVLVQVSPSLVKRQKTHFHDLPCGASVILGNNGFIWIYPTPEHKEEDAGGFIANLEPVSLADREVISRLRNCIISLATQRMMLYDTSILYCYEASLPHQIKDILKPEIMEEIVMETRQRLLEQEG
- the EXOSC2 gene encoding exosome complex component RRP4 isoform X1; this translates as MAMEMRLPVARKPLSESLGRETKKHLVVPGDTITTDTGFMRGHGTYMGEEKLIASVAGSVERVNKLVCVKALKTRYHGEVGDIVVGRITEVQQKRWKVETNSRLDSVLLLSSMNLPGGELRRRSAKDELAMRGFLQEGDLISAEVQAVFADGAASLHTRSLKYGKLGQGVLVQVSPSLVKRQKTHFHDLPCGASVILGNNGFIWIYPTPEHKEEDAGGFIANLEPVSLADREVISRLRNCIISLATQRMMLYDTSILYCYEASLPHQIKDILKPEIMEEIVMETRQRLLEQEG